Proteins from a genomic interval of Bradyrhizobium sp. CCBAU 53340:
- a CDS encoding UPF0262 family protein yields the protein MTKPPEQDDSQNRIVAVTLDEDSIGRSGPDIEHERAIAIYDLIEQNLFAPEGAEGKGPFTLHIGISGNRLMFDIRQEDGTPVVAHLLSLTPFRRIVKDYFMICDSYYQAIRTATPDKIEAIDMGRRGIHDEGSRTLQERLKGKVRVDFETSRRLFTLITVLHWKG from the coding sequence ATGACAAAGCCGCCCGAACAGGACGACTCGCAGAATCGCATCGTCGCGGTCACCCTCGACGAAGACTCGATCGGCCGTTCCGGGCCCGACATCGAGCATGAGCGCGCGATCGCGATCTACGACCTGATCGAGCAGAATCTGTTCGCGCCGGAAGGGGCGGAGGGGAAGGGCCCGTTCACGCTGCATATCGGCATCAGTGGCAACCGCCTGATGTTCGACATCCGCCAAGAGGACGGCACGCCCGTGGTCGCGCATCTCTTGTCGCTGACGCCGTTCCGACGGATCGTGAAGGACTATTTCATGATCTGCGACAGCTACTACCAGGCGATCCGCACCGCGACCCCGGACAAGATCGAGGCCATCGACATGGGCCGCCGCGGCATCCATGACGAGGGATCGCGCACGCTGCAGGAGCGGCTGAAGGGCAAGGTGCGGGTCGATTTCGAGACGTCGCGCCGGCTGTTCACGCTCATTACCGTTCTTCATTGGAAGGGTTAA
- a CDS encoding low molecular weight phosphatase family protein, whose protein sequence is MAAPPRARDPQSVLFACAMNSVRSPMAESLLQHMFPQGLYVKSAGARKGELDPFAVAVMAELGQDISAHKPQTFEELEDWEGLNFDLIITLSPEAHHKALELTRTLAADVEYWPTQDPTTIEGSRDQKLAAYREVCDQLLMRIRRRFAKVGAASG, encoded by the coding sequence ATGGCTGCGCCCCCACGCGCACGCGATCCGCAATCGGTGCTGTTCGCCTGCGCGATGAACAGCGTGCGCTCGCCGATGGCCGAGAGCCTCTTGCAGCACATGTTTCCGCAAGGCCTCTATGTGAAGTCGGCCGGCGCCAGGAAGGGCGAGCTCGATCCCTTCGCCGTCGCCGTGATGGCCGAGCTCGGCCAGGACATCTCCGCCCACAAGCCGCAGACCTTCGAGGAGCTGGAGGACTGGGAGGGGTTGAATTTCGACCTCATCATCACGCTCTCGCCCGAGGCGCACCACAAGGCGCTGGAGCTGACCCGCACGCTCGCAGCCGATGTCGAATACTGGCCGACGCAGGATCCCACCACCATCGAAGGCAGCCGCGACCAGAAGCTCGCCGCCTATCGCGAGGTCTGCGACCAGCTCTTGATGCGCATCCGCCGGCGGTTCGCCAAGGTGGGCGCGGCGAGCGGGTAG
- a CDS encoding Maf-like protein, producing the protein MLGRPKFVLASGSPRRLSLLNQAGIDPDALRPADVDETPRRGELPRACANRLARAKADAALKSVQLDDELRGAFILSADTVVAVGRRILPKANLVDEAAQCLRLLSGRNHRVYTAICLVTPREAFRQRLVETRVRFKRLSEDDIQAYIGSGEWRGKAGGYAVQGIAGSFVVKMVGSYTNVVGLPLYETTTLLGGEGFPIRFGWLNATAV; encoded by the coding sequence ATGCTCGGCCGCCCCAAATTCGTTCTTGCCTCCGGTTCGCCGCGGCGCCTGTCGCTGCTCAACCAGGCCGGCATCGACCCCGATGCGCTCCGGCCGGCCGACGTCGACGAGACGCCGCGGCGGGGTGAGCTGCCGCGCGCTTGCGCCAACAGGCTCGCGCGCGCCAAGGCCGATGCGGCGCTCAAATCGGTGCAGCTGGATGACGAGCTGCGCGGCGCCTTCATCCTGTCCGCCGACACCGTGGTGGCAGTCGGCCGCCGCATCCTGCCCAAGGCGAACCTGGTGGACGAGGCCGCGCAGTGCCTGCGGCTGCTGTCGGGGCGCAACCACCGCGTCTACACCGCGATCTGCCTGGTGACGCCGCGCGAGGCCTTCCGCCAGCGCCTGGTCGAGACGCGCGTCCGCTTCAAGCGCCTCTCGGAGGACGACATCCAGGCCTATATCGGCTCCGGCGAATGGCGCGGCAAAGCCGGCGGCTACGCGGTGCAGGGCATTGCCGGCTCGTTCGTGGTGAAGATGGTCGGGTCCTACACCAACGTGGTCGGGCTGCCGCTGTACGAGACCACGACGCTGCTGGGCGGCGAAGGCTTTCCGATTCGCTTCGGCTGGCTCAACGCCACCGCGGTCTGA
- the yacG gene encoding DNA gyrase inhibitor YacG, producing the protein MDDQVKKTTGPLKTCPICGKPQAQATRPFCSSRCRDVDLNRWLKGSYVIPGRDDEVDDVE; encoded by the coding sequence ATGGACGACCAAGTCAAAAAAACCACCGGGCCCCTCAAAACCTGCCCGATCTGCGGCAAGCCGCAGGCGCAGGCGACCCGCCCGTTCTGCTCCTCGCGCTGCCGCGACGTCGATCTGAACCGCTGGCTGAAGGGCTCCTACGTCATCCCCGGCCGCGACGATGAGGTGGATGATGTCGAATAA
- a CDS encoding outer membrane protein, whose product MKKLLLGAVVVAALNFAGPASAADLAARPYTKALPMPVAAVYDWTGFYIGANGGWGSSRKCWDFTTPAGVFVAAEGCHDATGAVAGGQIGYRWQASNWVFGVEAQGDWADLKGSNTSLAFPPFVNASRIDAFGLFTGQLGYAWNNVLVYVKGGAAVTADRFHVDSSVGGVLAATASNDTRWGGTVGAGFEFGFAPGWSAAIEYDRLFMQDRLVTFTDTTGAFFATDRIHQDVDLVTARINYRFGGPVVARY is encoded by the coding sequence ATGAAGAAGCTGCTGCTGGGTGCCGTTGTTGTTGCTGCCTTGAATTTTGCCGGTCCGGCCTCCGCCGCCGACCTGGCGGCGCGCCCCTACACCAAGGCGCTGCCGATGCCGGTGGCCGCCGTGTATGACTGGACCGGATTCTACATCGGCGCCAACGGCGGCTGGGGATCGAGCCGCAAGTGCTGGGACTTCACCACCCCGGCCGGCGTCTTCGTCGCCGCCGAGGGCTGCCATGATGCAACCGGCGCCGTTGCCGGCGGCCAGATTGGCTATCGCTGGCAGGCCAGCAACTGGGTGTTCGGCGTGGAAGCCCAGGGCGACTGGGCGGATCTCAAGGGCTCCAACACCAGCTTGGCGTTTCCTCCCTTCGTCAACGCTTCGCGCATCGACGCCTTTGGCCTCTTCACCGGACAACTCGGCTACGCCTGGAACAATGTGCTGGTCTACGTGAAGGGCGGCGCCGCCGTGACGGCCGACCGGTTTCATGTCGACAGCTCGGTTGGCGGCGTGCTGGCGGCCACTGCCAGCAACGATACCCGCTGGGGAGGCACTGTTGGCGCCGGCTTCGAATTCGGCTTCGCGCCGGGGTGGTCGGCCGCAATCGAATATGATCGCCTCTTCATGCAGGATCGCCTGGTCACGTTCACGGACACGACCGGGGCTTTCTTTGCCACAGACCGGATTCACCAGGACGTCGATCTCGTGACGGCACGAATCAACTATCGCTTCGGCGGCCCGGTCGTCGCCAGATATTGA
- a CDS encoding GNAT family N-acetyltransferase → MAELPDWRRAAEAGLTFRRVTDADLPLLARIYASTRIDELAPVPWSDAEKAAFLDMQFRAQHVHYQQNHPDADWLIIMRSAADIGRLYLERLPDRHCIIDIALLPDHRGRGLGEALLRDLLDEAASAGRDVEIHVEKQNPAMALYRRLGFSTQQDKGVYDLMRWTAPPSLDYANTA, encoded by the coding sequence GTGGCAGAGTTGCCGGATTGGAGACGTGCGGCCGAAGCCGGCCTGACGTTCCGGCGGGTCACCGACGCCGATCTGCCTCTGCTGGCACGCATCTATGCGTCAACCCGCATCGACGAGCTGGCGCCGGTCCCCTGGAGCGATGCCGAGAAGGCTGCGTTCCTGGACATGCAGTTCCGGGCCCAACATGTGCATTATCAGCAAAATCATCCTGATGCGGACTGGCTAATCATCATGCGCAGCGCCGCGGATATCGGCCGGCTGTATCTTGAGCGGCTGCCGGACCGGCATTGCATCATCGACATCGCGCTGTTGCCGGACCATCGCGGCCGCGGCCTCGGCGAAGCGCTGCTGCGCGACCTCCTCGATGAGGCCGCCAGTGCCGGACGTGACGTCGAAATCCACGTCGAGAAGCAAAATCCGGCGATGGCGCTCTATCGCCGGCTGGGCTTCAGCACCCAGCAAGACAAGGGCGTCTACGACCTGATGCGCTGGACTGCGCCGCCGTCCCTCGACTACGCGAACACCGCCTGA
- a CDS encoding phage tail protein has product MSDPFLAEIRIFAGSFAPTGWAQCNGQLMPISQNTALFSLLGTMYGGDGKSTFALPNLQASVPIGQGQGPGLTDRFIGESAGAPNVTLLTSEMPIHNHLIQGSTEVGELKQPAPTEFLAKSKAGTNYQSNVSTNLVTMHPQTLSLTGGSLPHNNLQPFLALTYIIALQGIFPPRG; this is encoded by the coding sequence ATGTCGGATCCGTTCCTCGCCGAGATCAGGATTTTCGCCGGTAGCTTCGCGCCCACCGGTTGGGCGCAGTGCAACGGTCAGCTGATGCCGATCTCGCAGAACACGGCGCTGTTCTCACTGCTCGGCACGATGTATGGCGGCGACGGCAAATCGACCTTCGCTCTGCCCAATCTGCAGGCCTCCGTGCCGATCGGCCAGGGGCAGGGCCCGGGCCTGACCGATCGGTTTATCGGCGAGAGCGCCGGCGCCCCCAACGTCACCCTGCTCACGTCGGAAATGCCGATCCACAACCACTTGATCCAGGGCTCTACCGAGGTGGGCGAACTCAAGCAGCCGGCTCCAACGGAGTTTCTCGCGAAATCCAAGGCGGGCACCAACTATCAATCGAACGTGTCGACCAATCTCGTCACGATGCATCCGCAGACGCTATCGCTGACCGGCGGTTCGCTGCCGCACAACAACCTGCAGCCGTTCCTGGCGCTCACCTACATCATCGCCCTCCAGGGCATCTTCCCACCGCGCGGCTGA
- a CDS encoding phage tail protein, producing the protein MSNPFIGEIRMFGGNFAPLGWNLCDGSLLPISDNEALFNLIGTTYGGDGQNTFALPDLRGRVPIHQGQGPLITQNYVIGEQSGVESVTLTTQTIPIHNHNFAASTAAATNPSPNGNIMATSPTIESYVIDVAGPSLTAGAIQVAGGNQPHENMMPFLCINFIISLNGIFPSQT; encoded by the coding sequence ATGAGCAATCCCTTCATCGGCGAGATCAGGATGTTCGGCGGCAATTTTGCCCCGCTCGGCTGGAACCTCTGCGATGGCTCGCTACTGCCGATTTCGGACAATGAAGCGCTGTTCAATCTGATCGGCACCACCTATGGGGGCGATGGGCAGAACACGTTCGCGCTGCCCGACCTGCGTGGGCGCGTTCCGATTCATCAGGGCCAGGGGCCCCTGATCACCCAGAACTACGTCATCGGCGAACAGAGCGGCGTCGAGAGCGTCACGCTGACGACGCAGACGATACCAATCCACAATCACAACTTCGCGGCCTCCACCGCCGCCGCGACCAATCCGAGCCCGAACGGCAACATCATGGCGACCTCGCCGACGATTGAATCCTATGTCATCGACGTCGCCGGTCCTTCGCTGACGGCAGGCGCTATCCAGGTTGCCGGCGGCAACCAGCCGCACGAGAACATGATGCCTTTCCTGTGCATCAACTTCATCATTTCGCTGAACGGCATCTTCCCCTCGCAAACCTGA
- a CDS encoding phage tail protein: protein MGEPFLGEVKLISWNFPPKGWAFCNGQLLPINQNQALFSVLGTTYGGNGQTNFALPDLRGRAAMHQGSGFIPGQIGGEEFHTLVLNEMPTHNHIVNASDTQGDKNTVQNNILAQEVGKPYGAFASTTTLAPSTISNNGGGQPHENRQPFLVVNFIIALQGIFPSQN from the coding sequence GTGGGTGAGCCTTTCCTCGGTGAAGTCAAACTCATTTCCTGGAATTTCCCGCCAAAGGGCTGGGCGTTCTGCAACGGGCAGCTGCTGCCGATCAATCAGAACCAGGCGCTGTTCTCGGTGCTCGGCACGACGTATGGCGGCAATGGCCAGACCAACTTTGCTCTGCCGGATCTGCGGGGACGCGCGGCGATGCATCAGGGCTCGGGATTCATTCCTGGCCAGATCGGCGGCGAGGAATTTCATACGCTGGTCCTGAACGAAATGCCGACGCACAACCACATCGTCAACGCGTCCGACACGCAGGGCGACAAGAATACCGTGCAGAACAACATCCTCGCGCAGGAGGTCGGCAAGCCCTACGGAGCCTTTGCCAGCACCACAACGCTCGCCCCCAGCACGATCTCCAATAACGGAGGCGGCCAGCCGCACGAGAACCGGCAGCCGTTCCTTGTCGTCAATTTCATCATCGCCCTGCAGGGCATTTTCCCGTCCCAGAATTAG